A segment of the Sphingomonas cannabina genome:
CTCGACGATCGACAACGCCGCGAACAGCCGCGTCGCATGGTTAGGGTTCCACTCCCACGATCCGAACCAGACGCACGAGAGCCACACGAGCGCGAACAACAGCGCCGCGGTGACGCGCAGGCGAGCACGATCGCCGCCCCCTATCGATGCCGCGGTCTCCATCCCCCCTCTAGGACATCACGGCATGGGGGGCTTCGATCAGCGATCGGTATAGGCGCTGTCGGCCTGCGCCTTGGCGCGGCGCTCCTGACGAGCCCGCGTCGCTCCCGTCACGAAGCAGCCGGTCTGGCCGCCCGGGCCGACCGTCGAGCAACTGCCCGTGCCCGTCGCGCCGGTCGCGAGCACGTCGTCGACCTTGGTCGACCAGGCCTGGTACTCCGGCTTGATCTCGGGCTCGCGCAGCTCCTTGGGCACGCGGAACTGCTCGCCGGCGTCGCGGCGCTGGCACACGACGATCTCCTGCCCGTCCTTGTTGGTCGGACATTTCTGGTCGCCGTAGAGGATGACCACGCCGTTGACCGGCGCGTCCTGCGCGAACGCGGGAACGGCGGCGAACAGGCCGATCACGGGCAACAGCAGCTTCATCGCAGCCATAGTCTCAAATCCTCTTCGCCACGGCAATCGCCGCCCGGCAGCCCAGCCTGATCAGGCCACTCATCACCGGATAGGCCGGCGCCATCTCCGCCCCGCTGGCGAGCGCGGTGTCGCGGTGCTCGATCTCCTCGTCGCGGAAGCGCGCGACCGCCTCGGAGAGTTCCGGATCGCTGTCGCCGAGCTCGTCGAGCTGCTGCTGGTAGTGGCGGTCGATCTCGGTCTCGACCGCGACGGTGCAGGCCATCGCCGCCTCCGGCCCGATCGCCGCGGTGACCGCGCCCAGCGCGAAGCCGGCGACGTTCCAGAACGGCTGGAGCGCGGTCGGCCGCACCCCGCGCCTGGCGATCAGCGCGTCGAAGAAGGCGCGGTGGCGCTCCTCCTGCCCCGCCATCGCCGCGATCTTGCGCGCGGCGGGCGTGCGGTCGCCCATCACCGCGAGCTGGCCCTGGTAGATGCGGGTCGCGCCATATTCGCCGGCCTGATCGACGCGGATCATCGACGCGACGTCGCTGCGCCGGTCGCCGGGAAGGGCTCGTCCTGTCACCGCCTGCTCCATGCCAGCGCCCAGATGGCGATCGCACCGGCGATTGAGAAGATGGCATTGTACCCGGCGAGCGAAATTCCGAACAACGTCCATTGCGCGACGTCGCAGCGGATCACCGGCGCGTTCATGATCGCGTCGAGCGTCGCCTGGATGTCGCCGTTCGAATGGATCGTCGACGTGCAGGCGGTGATGCCCTGCCACCAGTGATATTCGACGCCGGCGTGGAACACGCCAATCAGGCCGCTGATCGCGATCGCAATGCCGGCGAGCGTCACCAGGAACCGGCGCAGCGGAACCGGCGCCGGGAAGGCGATCAGCGCGAGCGGGATCGCCGCCATATGCGGCCAGCGCTGCCACCAGCACATCTCGCACGGCACCAGCTTGCCGAGCAGCTCCGATCCGAACGCGCCGGCGAGCAGCGCCGCCGAGACGAGCAGCGCCAGCAGATTGGCGGTGACCAGCTTCGAGCGCATGGAGGAACCGATCAGCGCCTGCGCGGCGCCACCGCCGCCACCTTCTGCGGCGCGACGGTCGACAGGCGCGCGATCGTCTTCACGGCATAGTCGAGCTGGAAGTCCTTGACCCCCTTCTTCTCCAACGCCTCGGCCGTGGCGGCGAAGCGGGGATCCTCGACGGTGTCCTCCTCGAGGACCTTGTTGTCGACCTTGGCCTCGTTGATCAGGTGCCGGCGCAGGTCCGCCTCGCGGAACACCGGCCGCGTCTTGTAGTCGGCGTCACTGAGCTGCGGCACGGTGATGTCGGGCTCGATCCCGCCCTCCTGCACCGACCGGCCCGAGGGGGTGTAGTAGCGCGCCGTGGTCAGCCGCAGCGCCGAATTGGCCGACAGCGGCAGCAGCGTCTGCACCGATCCCTTGCCGAAGCTGCGCTCGCCCATCACCAGCGCGCGGTGATGGTCCTGCAGCGCGCCCGCCACGATCTCCGAGGCGGAGGCGGTGCCCGAATCGGTGAGCACGATCACCGGCAGGCCGCGGGCGAGGTCGCCGGGCTTGGCGTAATAGCGCTCGATGTCGGTCTTCTCGCGGCCGCGCTGGGAGACGATCTCGCCATGGTCGAGGAAGGCGTCGCTGACCTCGATCGCTTGGGTCAGCAGGCCGCCGCCGTTGTCGCGCAGGTCGACGATATAGCCGGTCGGGGCATGGCCGAGCGACTTCTCGATCGACATGATCGCCGCCCGAGTGTCGGCGCCGGTGTTGGCGGAGAAGGTGTTGATGTTGATGACGCCGACGCCGTCCTTCACTTCCCACTTCACCGGCTTCTGGATGATGCGCTCGCGCACCAGCGTGAAGTCGAGCGGCTTGTCGCGGCCGGGGCGGACGACGGTGATCGACACCTTGGTGCCGGGCTCGCCGCGCATCCCCTCGATCGCCTCGTCGAGGGTCTGGCCGTAGATGAGCTGGCCGTTGATGTGGGTGATATAGTCACCCGCCTTGATCCCGGCGCGCCAGGCGGGGGTATCCTCGGTCGGCGCGATCACCTTGACCGCGCCGTCCTCCGACGTGACGGTGAGGCCGAGGCCGCCGTAATTGCCCTCGGTCTGGATCTTCATGTTGTCGAAGTCGAGCGCGTCGACATAGCTCGAATGCGGATCGAGCGCGGCGAGCATCCCCTGGATCGCGCCCTTGACCAGGGTCTTGTCGTCGACCTTGTCGACGTAGTCGGCCTTCACGCGATTGTAGATGTCCATGAACACGTCGAGCTCGCGATAGGCGCCGGTATCGACCTCCGCCATGGCGGCAGTGGTGACGGGAACCAGCGCGAGCGTGCCGACGATCGCGGAAGCGCGGAGAAGAGAGCTAAGCATACGGGCCATCGGGCATCAGTCCTGCGGAGTTATTCTCAGGCTAGCGGTTTTGGAAGGGCCACGCAAAGCTTTGCTCTGTCGGATCGCGCCTGACCGTGTCAGCTGATCAGCTGGGCGAGATCGACCGGCGTTCCCTTGCGGCGCAGCTCGACCGAGATGCGCGCGTCGCCCGCGCCCGCGCGGCCGAGCGGAGCGCCCTGCGCGACTCGATCGCCGCGCTTGACGGCGACGGCGGCAAGCCCGGTGATCGCGCTGGTCCAGCCGTTGCCGTGATCGATGATCACGACGGTCCGGTAATCGCGGAAGCGGCGGGCGAACAGCACCTGGCCGGCGGCCGGTGCGGCGACCGCGGCGCCGGGCACGACGGCCAGCGTCAGGCCGCGCGAGCGCACGCCCGCGCTCGAGAGCTCGCCAAGTCCTTCGACCACGCGGCCGGCGGCGGGCAGCCGATAGGGCGGCACCGCGAAACGCGCCGGCGCCTGTGATTCCCCCGCCTTGGCCGGGCGCGGCAGCGGGCCCGGCAGGGCGGCGAGCGCGGCGGCGGTCTCGGCCGCGGTGCCCGATTCCTCGATCTGATCGACCAGATCGCGCGCCCGCTCGCCGAGCGCGATCGCGCGGTCGCTCTCGAACATCGCGCTGCGATCGAGGTTGCGGCTCCTCAGGCGATGCTCTCCCTCCATGCGCACCAGCGCCAGCCGCTCGGAGCGGAGGCTGGCGTGACCGTCGCGCAAGGTGGCGGCGGCGAGCGCGGCATTGGCGCGCAGCTTGCGGGAACGGGCGATCTCGGCGCGGACCGCCTCGGTGCGCTGGCGGACGACCGGCACCATCGTGCCGAGCACCGCGCGGACATGGACGATGTCGCTCATCGATCCGGGCTGGACCAGCGCCACCGCGGCCGGGCGCCGGGCCAGCGACTGCAGCGCCGCGACCAGCCGCTCGATCGGCGCCTGGCGCTCGGCGAGACGCTTGCGCTGCTCCGTGATCAGGCCGTCGACCAGCGTGACGCGAGCCCGTGCCGCGACGATCTTCGCCTCGGCCGCCTTGATCCGCTCGGCGACGGCGGCTTCCTGGGCGCGCGCCTTGGCCGCCTCGTCCCGCTCGGTCGCGGCCGCGCGTTCGAGCGCGCGTGACCGCGCCTCAGCGGCGGCGGCTTCGGCATTGGCCGCCTTGAGCTCCGCGCGCCGGTCGGGCGGCGCCGGGGCGGCGGCAACCAGCGCGAGCGGGAGCAGGACGAGCCGCCGCACCGTCAGCCCTCGCGATGATAGGGATGGCCGGCGAGGATGCTGGTTGCGCGGAACAGCTGCTCCGCGAGCATCGCCCGCGCCATCAGATGCGGCCAGGTGAGCCGGCCGAACGACAGGAGCAGGTCAGCACGGGCGCGCTCGGCATCGTCGAAGCCGTCGGCGGCGCCGATCATGAAGCGCGTCTCCCTCACCCCATCGTCGCGCCAGCGGCCGAGCCGCTCGGCGAATGCCTTCGATCCCATCAGCTCGCCGGTCTCGTCGAGCATGACGATCCTCGCCCCGTCCGCCGCCGGCACCCTGCCGCCCTTATCGGGCAGCTCGGTCACCTTCGTCGGCCAGGCGATACGCGCGAGATAGCGCTCGACGAGCTCAGCCTCGGGGCCGCGGCCGATGCGGCCCCGCGCGACGATGTGCAGCAGCAATGCGGCGTCAGTTGACCGACGGCGGAGCGTCGCCGAACGCCCACATCCGCTCGAGATTGTAGAAGCTGCGCACCTCGGGGCGGAACAGGTGGACGATGACGTCGCCCGCGTCGATCAGCACCCAATCGGCGTTGGGCAGCCCCTCGACGCGCGCGGAGCGGCCGAACTCGGCCTTGATCTTCTCGGCGAGCTTGTTCGCCATCGACGCGACCTGACGGGTCGAGCGCCCGGAGGCGACGACCATATGGTCGGCGATGCTGCTCTTGCCCGCGAGCGGGATCGAGACGGTGTCGACCGCCTGATCGTCGTCGAGGCTCGCCAGCACGAGCCGATGGAGCGCCTCGACGCTGTCGGCATCGGGCGAACGCTGGACTTGGGGGTTGGTGGCCAAGGGAACTCCTGGGGTTACGGGATGCCCGCACGCGACCGGCGGTGACGGGAATAGCGGCGATGCCAGGCGGGATCGGCGGCCCGAAGCCGCGTCGCCGAAGTCGGATCGGGGCGGAAGCGCAGAAGCACGAGCGCCGGCAATCTCCATCCGGTCCAATTTAGTGCCTGGCGCGCGGGCTTCAATGAGCGCCGCAGCCAACCCATCGCCGGACCTGCATGGGCATCCCTATCATACCCCGGACGCGCGATCACCGCAATCGGGACCAGATGGGCTATATGCCGCCAGCGCTCCCAGCGGTGAAAGGTGGCGAGATTGTCCGCCCCCATCAGCCAGATGAAGTCGTGCTTCGGGTACAGGCGCACCAGCTTGGCCAGCGTATCGGCGGTGTAGCGGGTCTTGAGCCGCCGCTCGATGCCGGTGACGCGGATCGGCGCATGCCGGGCCATGGCGCGGGCGGAGGCCATCCGCGCGGCGAAGGGCGCCATGTCGCTCGCCCCCTCCTTGAGCGGATTGCCCGGCGACACCAGCCACCACACCTCGTCCAGCCCCAGCGCGCGCAGGGCATGGAGCGAGATCGCGCGATGCCCGCGATGCGCCGGGTTGAACGACCCGCCGAGGAGGCCGATGCGGCTCATGGACGAGCCTGCCGCCGCGCGCCGTGGATCACCCGCAGGATGCGGACATGGTCCGTCTCGATGCGGTAGAAAATGAGATAGGGCGTGTCGGCCACGCGCCATTTGCGCCGATCGCCGCGCGCCGTTACGGGGCCGGCCTTCGGCAAGTCCCCCAGCAGTCGGGTGGCCGCAAAAATCCGCGCGACGATCGTTTCCGCCACGGGCGGGTGGACTGCACGATAATGGCGATCGATCGCTTCGAGATCACGCCGCGCAAGCGCGGCGAACCGTATCTCGCTCACTCGGCGGCTTCACCGCGATGACGGGCCTCGAACCAGGCTTCCATCTGCTCCTGGGTGAAGAATTCGCCGCGATCGATCTGCCGTTCGGCTTCGTCGAGCGAGGCGAGGAACTCGGCTTCCTCTTCCACGAACTGCTCGACCGCGCGCGCAACGATCCATGCGCGCGAGCGATCGAGCCGTTCCGCCAGCTTGTCGAGCTTGACGGCAGTCTCTGCGGCGATACGGCCCGAAACGACGGCGGAATGGGTCATGTATCGAATGTATACATGCCGCACCCATCCCGCAATGCCGGGTCAGCGCCCCGACGGCGGCGCGGTGATGGCGCCACCCTTGCGATACTCGCCCTGGCGCTCGATCATCCAGCCCGGATATTCGGGCGGAAGCGCGCTGGCGGCGTCGAGCGCGGCGACCTCATCGGCACTCAGCACGACATCGACCGCGGCAAGGTTGTCGGCGAGCTGGTCGGGCCGCTTGGCGCCGACGATCACGCTGGTCACCTCGGGCCGCTGCAGCAGCCAGGCGAGCGCGATCTGCGCCATCGAACGCCCGTGCGCCTCGGCGATCGGCGCCATCGCGTCGAGCACCTTGTCGCCGCGTGGCCCATCGACCGGCGGGAAGGCGAAGCCGGCGCGGCGGCCCTCACCGCCGTTGCGGTACTTGCCCGACAGGAAGCCGCCGGCGAGCGGACTCCACACCATCAGCCCCAGCCCCTCGGAGGCGACCATCGGCCCGATCTCGCGCTCGAGGTCGCGGCCGGCGAGTGTGTAATAGGCCTGGACCGACTGGAACCGCGCTAGGTCCCTGCGCTCGGAGATGCCGAGCGCCTTGGCGATCTGCCACGCCGCCCAATTGGAGACGCCGACGTAGCGCACGTCGCCGGCGCGCACGAGCGTATCGAGCGCCGCCAGCGTCTCCTCGATCGGCACCGCCGGGTCCCAGCCGTGGATCTGGTAGAGGTCGATATAGTCGGTGCCGAGCCGCTTCAGGCTTTCGCGCGCCTGGGTCAGGATATGCTTGCGCGAGGTGCCGCGGTCGTTGGGCCCGGCGCCCATCGGGCCCATCACCTTGGTCGCGATCACCAGCGCATCGCGGTCGAGGCCGAGGTTCCTGATCGCCTGACCGGTGATCTGCTCCGATAGCCCTTCCGAATAGACGTTGGCGGTGTCGATGAAGTTGACCCCGGCGTCGATCGATGCCTTGACCAGCGCATCGGCGTCGGCCTGCTGGAGATCGCCGATACGGGCGAACATGCCCTGTCCGCCGAAGGTCATGGTGCCGAGGCAGAGTTCGGAGACGAACAGACCGGTGCGGCCGAGCGGTTTGTAGCGCATGCTGGATCTCCTGAGCGGGGCGGACGCCCACGCCTCAGATAGGCGACGCTACCGCCGCTTCCAGGGGATCACCCGCGAATCTGCCCCGTCCCGCGCCCGACCCATTTGTAGGTGGTGAGCCCTTCGAGCGCGACGGGCCCGCGGGCATGGAGCCGGCCGGTGGCGATGCCGATCTCCGCCCCCAGCCCGAACTCGCCGCCGTCGGCGAACTGGGTCGAGGCGTTCCACAGCACGATCGCGCTGTCGACGGCGCGCAGGAAGCTCTCGGCGGCGGCGGCATCCTCGGTCACGATCGCGTCGGTGTGGTGCGATCCGTGCGCGGCGATATGGCCCAGCGCCTCGTCGAACCCGTCGACGACGCGCACGGCGAGGATCGATTCGAGATATTCCGTATCCCAGTCGTCATCGCTCGCCGGCACGATCCGGCCATCGATCGCCCGCGCCGCCGCATCGCCGCGCAGTTCGCAGCCGGCATCGAGCAGCCTCTCGACGATCGGCGCGGGATCGGCATAGCCGCGGTCGATCAGCAGCGTCTCCGCAGCGCCGCAGATGCCGGTACGGCGCAGCTTGGCGTCGAGCACGATCCGCTCGGCCATCGCCGGATCGGCGGCGGCATGGACATAGACGTGGTTGTTGCCGTCGAGATGGGCGAGCACCGGCACCCGCGCCTCCGCCTGCACGCGCGCGACCAGCCCCTTGCCGCCGCGCGGCACCACCATGTCGATCACGCCCTCGCCCGCCAGCATCGCGCCGACCGCGGCGCGATCGGTGGTGGGGACGAGCTGCACCGCATCGCGCGGCATCCCGCCCGCCGCCAGCCCCTCGATCAGCGCGGCATGGATCGCGCGGTTGGAGCGCACCGCCTCCGATCCGCCGCGCAGGATCGCGGCGTTGCCCGCCATCGCGCACAGCGCCCCGGCGTCGGCGGTGACGTTGGGCCGGCTCTCGTAGATGATCCCGATCACCCCGATCGGCACGCGGACGCGCGACAGCTTGAGGCCGTTGGGCCGCTCGCGCTCGTCGATCACCTGCCCCACCGGATCGTCGAGCGCGGCGATCGCGGCGACGCCGTCGGCGGTCGCCTGCACCCGCGCAGGATCGAGCCGCAGCCGGTCGCGCATCGCCGGGGAGAGGTCGGCCGCCGCATCCATGTCCTCGGCATTGGCGGCCAGGATCGCGCCCTCGGCATCGCGTAGCGCCTCGGCCGCCTTGCGCAGCGCCCCGGCCTTGGCCGCGCTCGGCATTGCCGCCAGCACCGTGGCGGCGGCGCGGGCCCGGGCCCCCATCTCGGCGATCAGTTGCGTGGCGTCGGTCATCGTTCCTGCCCGCTAGCATGGCGCGGCGCGAGATGGTAGGCGGAGGCACCATGGGGGTGGACGCAGCCGGAGAAATCATCACAGGCGCGCTGCTCGGCCGTGCGGTCGAGCCGCACGCGGGCGAGAATCGCGGGGACGTGGGCCATGGCGAAGGCGGCCTCTGCCTCAACTGCGGGACCGCGCTGGTCGGGCCGCATTGCCACCGCTGCGGCCAGAGCGCACACATCCATCGATCGTTCGGCGCGATCTGGCACGAGATCCTGCACGGCGTCGTCCATTTCGAGGGCAAGCTGTGGTCGACGCTGCCCCTACTCGCCTGGCGCCCGGGCGAGCTGACGCGGCGCTACGTCCATGGCGAGCGCGCACGCTTCGTCTCGCCGATGGCGCTGTTCCTGTTCTCGATCTTCACCATGTTCGCGATGTTCCAGATCATGGGCATCTCGCCGCCGAGCGACATCAACATCGGCGGCAAGGGCGAGCTCGCGGTCGGGCTCGAGGAGGGGCACAAGCGCCTCGAGAAGGACTTGGCACAGGCGCAGAAGAACCG
Coding sequences within it:
- a CDS encoding demethoxyubiquinone hydroxylase family protein, with the translated sequence MIRVDQAGEYGATRIYQGQLAVMGDRTPAARKIAAMAGQEERHRAFFDALIARRGVRPTALQPFWNVAGFALGAVTAAIGPEAAMACTVAVETEIDRHYQQQLDELGDSDPELSEAVARFRDEEIEHRDTALASGAEMAPAYPVMSGLIRLGCRAAIAVAKRI
- a CDS encoding disulfide bond formation protein B is translated as MRSKLVTANLLALLVSAALLAGAFGSELLGKLVPCEMCWWQRWPHMAAIPLALIAFPAPVPLRRFLVTLAGIAIAISGLIGVFHAGVEYHWWQGITACTSTIHSNGDIQATLDAIMNAPVIRCDVAQWTLFGISLAGYNAIFSIAGAIAIWALAWSRR
- a CDS encoding S41 family peptidase, translating into MLSSLLRASAIVGTLALVPVTTAAMAEVDTGAYRELDVFMDIYNRVKADYVDKVDDKTLVKGAIQGMLAALDPHSSYVDALDFDNMKIQTEGNYGGLGLTVTSEDGAVKVIAPTEDTPAWRAGIKAGDYITHINGQLIYGQTLDEAIEGMRGEPGTKVSITVVRPGRDKPLDFTLVRERIIQKPVKWEVKDGVGVININTFSANTGADTRAAIMSIEKSLGHAPTGYIVDLRDNGGGLLTQAIEVSDAFLDHGEIVSQRGREKTDIERYYAKPGDLARGLPVIVLTDSGTASASEIVAGALQDHHRALVMGERSFGKGSVQTLLPLSANSALRLTTARYYTPSGRSVQEGGIEPDITVPQLSDADYKTRPVFREADLRRHLINEAKVDNKVLEEDTVEDPRFAATAEALEKKGVKDFQLDYAVKTIARLSTVAPQKVAAVAPRRR
- a CDS encoding murein hydrolase activator EnvC family protein → MRRLVLLPLALVAAAPAPPDRRAELKAANAEAAAAEARSRALERAAATERDEAAKARAQEAAVAERIKAAEAKIVAARARVTLVDGLITEQRKRLAERQAPIERLVAALQSLARRPAAVALVQPGSMSDIVHVRAVLGTMVPVVRQRTEAVRAEIARSRKLRANAALAAATLRDGHASLRSERLALVRMEGEHRLRSRNLDRSAMFESDRAIALGERARDLVDQIEESGTAAETAAALAALPGPLPRPAKAGESQAPARFAVPPYRLPAAGRVVEGLGELSSAGVRSRGLTLAVVPGAAVAAPAAGQVLFARRFRDYRTVVIIDHGNGWTSAITGLAAVAVKRGDRVAQGAPLGRAGAGDARISVELRRKGTPVDLAQLIS
- a CDS encoding 23S rRNA (pseudouridine(1915)-N(3))-methyltransferase RlmH; its protein translation is MLLHIVARGRIGRGPEAELVERYLARIAWPTKVTELPDKGGRVPAADGARIVMLDETGELMGSKAFAERLGRWRDDGVRETRFMIGAADGFDDAERARADLLLSFGRLTWPHLMARAMLAEQLFRATSILAGHPYHREG
- the rsfS gene encoding ribosome silencing factor, which translates into the protein MATNPQVQRSPDADSVEALHRLVLASLDDDQAVDTVSIPLAGKSSIADHMVVASGRSTRQVASMANKLAEKIKAEFGRSARVEGLPNADWVLIDAGDVIVHLFRPEVRSFYNLERMWAFGDAPPSVN
- a CDS encoding nicotinate-nucleotide adenylyltransferase; protein product: MSRIGLLGGSFNPAHRGHRAISLHALRALGLDEVWWLVSPGNPLKEGASDMAPFAARMASARAMARHAPIRVTGIERRLKTRYTADTLAKLVRLYPKHDFIWLMGADNLATFHRWERWRHIAHLVPIAVIARPGYDRDAHAGPAMGWLRRSLKPARQALNWTGWRLPALVLLRFRPDPTSATRLRAADPAWHRRYSRHRRSRAGIP
- a CDS encoding type II toxin-antitoxin system RelE/ParE family toxin, translated to MSEIRFAALARRDLEAIDRHYRAVHPPVAETIVARIFAATRLLGDLPKAGPVTARGDRRKWRVADTPYLIFYRIETDHVRILRVIHGARRQARP
- a CDS encoding CopG family ribbon-helix-helix protein, with product MTHSAVVSGRIAAETAVKLDKLAERLDRSRAWIVARAVEQFVEEEAEFLASLDEAERQIDRGEFFTQEQMEAWFEARHRGEAAE
- a CDS encoding aldo/keto reductase, which produces MRYKPLGRTGLFVSELCLGTMTFGGQGMFARIGDLQQADADALVKASIDAGVNFIDTANVYSEGLSEQITGQAIRNLGLDRDALVIATKVMGPMGAGPNDRGTSRKHILTQARESLKRLGTDYIDLYQIHGWDPAVPIEETLAALDTLVRAGDVRYVGVSNWAAWQIAKALGISERRDLARFQSVQAYYTLAGRDLEREIGPMVASEGLGLMVWSPLAGGFLSGKYRNGGEGRRAGFAFPPVDGPRGDKVLDAMAPIAEAHGRSMAQIALAWLLQRPEVTSVIVGAKRPDQLADNLAAVDVVLSADEVAALDAASALPPEYPGWMIERQGEYRKGGAITAPPSGR
- a CDS encoding glutamate-5-semialdehyde dehydrogenase, whose product is MTDATQLIAEMGARARAAATVLAAMPSAAKAGALRKAAEALRDAEGAILAANAEDMDAAADLSPAMRDRLRLDPARVQATADGVAAIAALDDPVGQVIDERERPNGLKLSRVRVPIGVIGIIYESRPNVTADAGALCAMAGNAAILRGGSEAVRSNRAIHAALIEGLAAGGMPRDAVQLVPTTDRAAVGAMLAGEGVIDMVVPRGGKGLVARVQAEARVPVLAHLDGNNHVYVHAAADPAMAERIVLDAKLRRTGICGAAETLLIDRGYADPAPIVERLLDAGCELRGDAAARAIDGRIVPASDDDWDTEYLESILAVRVVDGFDEALGHIAAHGSHHTDAIVTEDAAAAESFLRAVDSAIVLWNASTQFADGGEFGLGAEIGIATGRLHARGPVALEGLTTYKWVGRGTGQIRG